The following proteins are co-located in the Corynebacterium kalinowskii genome:
- a CDS encoding TetR/AcrR family transcriptional regulator → MPKISGSSVAEHRAAQHKAVLAAGLRLIVEQGGQLPSISEVAREVGLARSSVYLYVSSGEDLLVQLLLAEIPAGLEKISAEIPDGATQSERIATYAGATFDLFVDGDHGPLTVAASQNSSAFADQRVQEAHAELVDARQRLLGVDELSCELIDAAIGKAANYCAQHPEQRDQIRAKLQRLSIAMAED, encoded by the coding sequence ATGCCAAAGATTTCTGGATCCTCTGTAGCCGAGCATCGTGCGGCACAGCATAAAGCTGTCTTGGCTGCTGGGCTTCGTTTGATCGTTGAGCAGGGCGGGCAGCTGCCGTCGATAAGCGAGGTGGCGCGGGAGGTTGGCCTCGCCCGCTCCAGCGTTTACCTCTACGTCTCATCGGGGGAGGACCTGCTGGTTCAGCTATTGCTGGCGGAAATCCCCGCTGGACTTGAAAAGATCTCCGCAGAGATTCCGGATGGAGCTACGCAATCGGAGAGAATCGCAACGTATGCGGGGGCCACGTTCGATCTGTTTGTAGACGGCGACCATGGGCCGCTCACGGTGGCCGCGAGCCAGAACTCTTCGGCGTTCGCCGATCAGCGGGTCCAAGAAGCACACGCCGAACTCGTCGATGCGCGACAGCGACTGCTGGGTGTCGACGAGCTCTCCTGCGAGCTTATCGACGCCGCCATCGGCAAAGCTGCCAATTATTGCGCGCAACACCCGGAACAGCGGGATCAGATTCGCGCCAAGCTGCAGCGACTCAGCATCGCGATGGCAGAGGACTGA